A genomic window from Gammaproteobacteria bacterium includes:
- a CDS encoding pyrroline-5-carboxylate reductase, producing MNTKNITFIGAGNMARSLISGLLADGYDAKNIYASDPDVAQLNNLQVHHAININPDNNEAISNSDIIVLAVKPQMLRSVCQQIAASTQQRCPLVISIAAGIRATDIERWLGGKLPIVRVMPNTPALLQCGASGLYANERVSDEQKDIAESILRAVGITLWVEQEALMDTVTALSGSGPAYFFLLMETLQESATQLGLAPQAARMLTLQTALGAAKMAMESEDDAATLRRRVTSPGGTTERAICVLEENDIRQHIHLALQAAKRRSHELAEQFGAE from the coding sequence ATGAACACAAAAAACATTACCTTTATTGGCGCAGGTAACATGGCTCGCAGCCTGATCTCGGGGCTGCTCGCCGATGGCTATGATGCAAAAAACATTTATGCATCAGATCCCGATGTCGCTCAACTGAACAACCTGCAAGTTCATCACGCCATTAATATCAACCCGGATAATAATGAAGCCATTAGTAATAGCGATATTATTGTACTGGCCGTCAAACCCCAGATGCTACGCAGCGTTTGCCAGCAGATTGCAGCCAGCACGCAGCAACGCTGTCCACTGGTCATCTCGATTGCTGCCGGCATTCGCGCAACAGACATAGAACGCTGGCTGGGTGGCAAGCTACCCATTGTGCGCGTCATGCCCAATACCCCCGCCCTGTTACAATGCGGTGCCAGCGGGCTATATGCCAATGAACGAGTGAGCGATGAACAGAAAGATATTGCTGAATCCATCCTGCGCGCTGTAGGCATCACCCTTTGGGTTGAGCAGGAAGCGTTGATGGACACCGTTACCGCACTTTCAGGCAGTGGCCCCGCCTATTTCTTCCTGCTAATGGAGACCTTACAGGAAAGTGCCACTCAACTGGGACTCGCCCCACAGGCGGCACGCATGTTAACCCTGCAAACCGCCCTGGGTGCTGCCAAAATGGCAATGGAAAGTGAAGATGATGCCGCCACGCTAAGACGGCGTGTAACCTCACCCGGTGGTACCACCGAACGGGCCATCTGCGTGTTGGAAGAAAATGACATACGCCAGCATATCCACCTGGCATTGCAGGCCGCCAAACGTCGATCACACGAACTAGCTGAACAGTTTGGTGCTGAATAA
- a CDS encoding YggT family protein, with amino-acid sequence MMGHDYLTSPVTFLIDTLFGLYTLALLLRFILGWVRADFYNPVCQFLVKITNPPVIFTRRFIPSLRGIDLATLSLVLLLNVVSLLLIMLLNNSPLNILSLLIMAITKILQQGFNILTFSLIIQAVLSWVSPAQSSPVSGLLTAINEPLLKRIRRFIPPLSGLDLSVLFALILLQFVKMLILPPLMLLSGY; translated from the coding sequence ATAATGGGGCATGATTACCTGACCAGCCCTGTTACATTTCTGATCGACACCTTATTCGGCCTTTACACACTAGCTCTTTTATTGCGCTTCATCTTAGGTTGGGTGCGTGCAGATTTTTATAACCCTGTCTGCCAGTTTCTGGTTAAGATCACCAATCCACCCGTTATTTTCACGCGCCGATTCATCCCCTCACTACGCGGCATTGATCTTGCCACCCTGAGTCTGGTTCTGCTCTTGAATGTAGTGAGCCTGCTGCTCATTATGCTGCTAAACAACAGCCCATTAAACATCCTCTCCCTGTTGATTATGGCTATCACCAAAATCCTGCAGCAAGGTTTTAATATTCTGACTTTCTCACTTATCATACAAGCGGTATTAAGCTGGGTATCCCCCGCACAAAGCAGCCCTGTATCCGGGCTGTTAACCGCTATCAATGAACCACTGCTAAAACGTATTCGACGCTTTATTCCACCACTCTCGGGGCTGGATCTGAGTGTGCTATTTGCACTTATTCTGCTACAGTTTGTGAAGATGCTGATCCTGCCACCGCTAATGTTATTGTCGGGTTACTAG
- a CDS encoding homoserine O-acetyltransferase, with amino-acid sequence MTNSDTPNKVLPNDSVGLVQAKSTQFDRELALDCGRNLPSFHLTYETYGKLNHDHSNAILICHALSGDHHAAGYHSIEDRKPGWWESAIGPGKPIDSNKFYIVCPNNLGSCKGSSGPNTINPESGKIYGPDFPIITVSDWVRSQAHLANYLGIDQWAAVIGGSLGGMQVLQWAIDQPDRLRHAIIIAAAPKLSTQNIAFNEVARQAIMSDPEFHNGRYYDHNVVPRRGLMLARMLGHITYLSDDAMRAKFGRELREGKLNFGFDVDFQIESYLRYQGKSFVDRFDANTYLLMTKALDYYDPASEHNNDLAQAMRSAKAKFLVISFTSDWRFSPARSEEIVHALLDEKKDVTYAEVEANHGHDAFLMPIPTYTEILTAYMQRVANEVKA; translated from the coding sequence ATGACAAACAGCGATACCCCTAACAAAGTTCTACCCAACGATTCCGTCGGCCTGGTACAAGCTAAAAGCACACAATTTGACCGTGAGCTGGCGCTGGACTGCGGGCGTAACCTGCCCAGTTTTCACCTCACTTATGAGACCTACGGCAAGCTCAACCATGACCACTCCAATGCCATCCTGATTTGCCATGCCCTGTCGGGTGATCATCATGCTGCCGGCTACCACAGCATAGAAGATCGCAAACCGGGCTGGTGGGAGAGCGCTATCGGCCCGGGTAAACCCATTGATAGCAATAAGTTCTACATTGTTTGCCCGAACAACCTGGGTAGCTGCAAGGGCTCCAGTGGACCGAACACGATTAACCCCGAGAGCGGCAAGATCTACGGGCCTGATTTCCCCATTATAACGGTCAGTGACTGGGTACGCAGCCAGGCACATCTGGCCAATTATCTCGGCATTGATCAGTGGGCAGCAGTAATTGGAGGCAGCCTGGGCGGTATGCAGGTTTTACAATGGGCCATAGACCAACCCGACCGCCTGCGTCATGCCATTATTATTGCCGCAGCACCCAAGCTATCGACACAGAATATTGCCTTTAACGAGGTCGCACGTCAGGCCATCATGTCTGACCCTGAATTCCATAATGGTCGTTATTATGATCATAATGTCGTACCACGCAGAGGGCTCATGCTGGCACGAATGCTCGGCCATATCACCTATCTGTCGGATGATGCCATGCGTGCCAAATTTGGCCGCGAACTACGCGAAGGCAAACTCAACTTTGGCTTTGATGTTGATTTTCAGATCGAGAGTTACCTGCGCTATCAGGGGAAATCCTTTGTCGACCGCTTTGATGCCAATACCTATCTGCTTATGACCAAGGCACTTGATTATTATGACCCGGCCAGTGAGCATAATAATGATCTGGCACAGGCAATGCGCAGCGCAAAGGCAAAATTTCTAGTCATCTCTTTCACCAGTGACTGGCGCTTCTCTCCTGCCCGTTCAGAAGAAATCGTACATGCGCTGCTGGATGAAAAAAAGGATGTCACCTATGCCGAAGTCGAGGCAAATCATGGGCATGACGCATTCCTTATGCCGATCCCGACCTATACCGAGATACTCACTGCCTATATGCAGCGCGTTGCTAACGAGGTGAAGGCATGA
- the metW gene encoding methionine biosynthesis protein MetW — MNLRTDLQIISDWIKPSTSVLDLGCGKGELLYYLQQQHQVTGYGLEIAEENITSCIQSGVNVIQLDLDGGLADFKDNSFDYVVMAHTLQAVRHPEQLLQEMLRIGKEGIVTFPNFGHWRGRLHLFLHGSMPVTRALPNSWYNTPNIHLCTIRDFEKLCHEQGIHILQRSVVNHAHRHSLGARILPNLLGEIAIYHFCKK; from the coding sequence ATGAATCTGCGTACCGACCTACAAATCATCAGTGACTGGATTAAACCCTCTACCAGCGTACTGGATCTCGGTTGTGGTAAGGGGGAACTGCTGTATTATCTACAACAGCAACACCAGGTCACCGGCTATGGGCTGGAAATTGCGGAGGAAAATATCACCTCTTGCATTCAATCCGGCGTTAATGTGATTCAGCTTGACCTGGATGGTGGTCTAGCCGATTTCAAAGATAACTCCTTCGATTACGTTGTCATGGCACATACCCTGCAGGCGGTTCGTCATCCAGAACAGTTATTACAAGAAATGTTACGCATCGGCAAGGAAGGGATTGTGACCTTTCCTAACTTCGGCCACTGGAGAGGGCGTTTACACCTGTTTCTTCATGGCAGCATGCCTGTCACGCGAGCGCTACCAAATAGCTGGTATAACACCCCGAACATCCATCTTTGCACCATTCGTGATTTTGAAAAGCTATGCCACGAGCAAGGCATTCATATCCTGCAACGCAGTGTAGTCAATCACGCACACCGTCACAGCCTCGGTGCCAGAATATTACCCAACCTGCTTGGTGAGATTGCCATTTACCACTTTTGTAAAAAATAA
- a CDS encoding DUF4426 domain-containing protein — MHHKNLSTILLSLIFSLFFSLSAQAENSQDFGQYVVHFNALNTSSLPPQVTRQYNIKRSKNRGMLNLVVLKKVLGTTGTPVAAKIVASASNLTGQQRSLELRKINEPNALYYIAEFGISNEETFKFRFLITPEGETQPLDVRYSHQFYTD; from the coding sequence ATGCACCATAAAAACCTGTCCACTATCTTGCTTAGCCTCATCTTCAGTCTGTTTTTTAGCCTATCCGCCCAGGCTGAAAACTCCCAGGACTTCGGTCAATACGTGGTTCATTTTAATGCCTTAAACACCTCAAGCCTGCCACCGCAGGTGACACGTCAATACAACATCAAACGCAGCAAGAATCGCGGCATGTTAAATCTGGTGGTACTGAAAAAAGTTCTCGGCACTACGGGCACACCCGTTGCCGCCAAAATTGTAGCCAGCGCCAGTAACCTCACCGGCCAACAACGTTCACTGGAATTAAGAAAGATCAACGAACCCAATGCACTGTACTACATTGCCGAGTTCGGCATCTCCAATGAAGAGACCTTCAAATTCAGGTTCCTGATTACCCCGGAGGGTGAGACCCAGCCCCTGGATGTGCGTTATAGCCATCAGTTTTATACTGATTAG
- a CDS encoding AmpG family muropeptide MFS transporter, producing the protein MTNNSSPLLHSKMFWVGILYFAEGFPLGIFYDIFPVHFRQQGVALWEIGFMSLLGLAWSLKFLWAPAIDHYRHHRRWMFAVDISMAAVLCVFALYADFGPWVWFAIGLFTLASATNDIAIDGYTIEMLSRHEFGIANGLRIAFYRAGMLAAGFALILSDYAGWISTYLSAAGLLVLLGIICQYAPPEKAIRNNHAMRLTQEIKNLLRHPMAMLGVISLLAGALWLTDSAVHWSKNYPIVWWLIIGFGASLVAISSLRHYQSMGGADSERDQTTRGPMFGTLLDMLSRPQMGFILLFILIFKLGDSAMGFMIKPFWVDAGFSASQIGLVSVNLGLVLSIAGGITGGWITDRIGIFHGLWILGLFQAVSNLGYAWVASILPLHPEAGIPAEHMIFIYSASGLESFTGGLGTAAFLAFLMAIVNKCHSATEYALLSSVFALSRSVSGWAGGFGAEIMGYADYFLLTFFLSFPAYLLLPWVKKMLDYAHEQKDWGQR; encoded by the coding sequence ATGACAAACAATTCATCTCCCTTACTGCACTCCAAGATGTTCTGGGTCGGCATTCTCTACTTCGCTGAAGGCTTTCCGCTCGGCATCTTCTACGATATATTCCCGGTTCACTTCCGCCAACAAGGGGTCGCTCTGTGGGAGATCGGCTTTATGAGCCTGCTGGGGCTGGCATGGAGTCTGAAATTCCTGTGGGCACCGGCTATTGACCACTATCGTCACCATCGGCGTTGGATGTTTGCGGTTGATATCAGCATGGCGGCAGTATTATGTGTCTTTGCCCTGTACGCTGATTTTGGCCCCTGGGTCTGGTTTGCTATCGGGCTGTTTACCCTCGCCTCGGCAACCAATGATATTGCGATTGATGGCTACACCATTGAAATGCTAAGTCGACACGAATTCGGGATCGCCAATGGTCTACGTATCGCCTTTTATCGTGCGGGAATGCTGGCGGCGGGCTTTGCCCTGATACTCAGTGATTATGCCGGATGGATCAGCACCTACCTCAGTGCAGCGGGACTATTAGTATTACTCGGCATCATCTGCCAGTATGCACCGCCAGAAAAGGCTATTCGTAATAACCACGCGATGCGTCTGACACAGGAAATCAAGAACCTGTTACGTCATCCCATGGCAATGCTGGGCGTGATATCACTTCTGGCAGGTGCCCTGTGGCTTACGGATAGCGCCGTACACTGGTCAAAGAACTACCCTATAGTATGGTGGCTGATTATTGGCTTCGGGGCATCACTGGTCGCTATTAGTAGCCTACGTCACTACCAGAGCATGGGGGGCGCAGACAGCGAGCGAGATCAAACCACGCGTGGCCCGATGTTTGGCACCCTGCTGGATATGTTAAGCCGACCACAGATGGGCTTTATCCTGCTCTTTATCCTGATCTTCAAGCTCGGTGACAGCGCCATGGGCTTTATGATTAAACCATTCTGGGTTGATGCCGGGTTTTCTGCCAGCCAGATTGGGCTGGTCTCAGTTAATCTAGGACTGGTTCTGTCGATTGCTGGCGGCATTACCGGCGGCTGGATTACTGATCGTATCGGCATCTTTCACGGTCTGTGGATACTGGGTCTATTTCAGGCCGTCTCTAACCTCGGTTATGCCTGGGTAGCGTCCATCCTGCCATTACACCCAGAGGCAGGCATTCCCGCCGAACACATGATATTCATCTATTCTGCCAGTGGGCTCGAATCCTTCACTGGTGGGCTGGGTACCGCCGCCTTTCTCGCCTTCCTGATGGCGATTGTGAACAAGTGTCACTCCGCTACCGAGTACGCATTGTTATCCTCCGTGTTTGCCCTGAGCCGCTCTGTATCCGGCTGGGCGGGTGGTTTTGGTGCTGAGATCATGGGCTATGCTGATTATTTCCTACTGACCTTCTTCCTATCCTTTCCTGCCTACCTGTTATTACCCTGGGTTAAAAAGATGCTGGATTACGCCCATGAGCAGAAGGATTGGGGGCAAAGATAA